One Capra hircus breed San Clemente chromosome 29, ASM170441v1, whole genome shotgun sequence genomic region harbors:
- the LOC102178246 gene encoding pregnancy-associated glycoprotein 2-like produces MKWLGLLGLVALSECMVIIPITQMKSMRETLRERNLLTNFSEERPYSLSQNATNDQNIIYHPLRNYHDFIYIGTIAIGTPPQEFTVIFDTGSSDLWVPSIHCHSPSCLTHNLFNPHKSTTFRLLDNRIDLIYASGRTEGVLGQDVIQIGNLLHFNQTFTLSQKLSKDFFQNIPFDGILGLGFPSLAIQGTTLLFDNLKNLGLIPYPLFAFYLSSRRENGSVLMFGGVDHSYHTGKLNWVPVSQTHYWQITMGRISMNGEVIACKRGCQAIMDTGTTSLLGPRRHIAKIQRLIRVRPFGSLQHTVPCNITSTLPPLIFTIKGIDYPVPAQAYIYESSQGLCYSTFQNVKQPKNEAETWVLGNVFLKLYFSVYDREKYRIGLAPAV; encoded by the exons ATGAAGTGGCTTGGACTCCTCGGGCTGGTAGCTCTCTCAGAGTGCATGGTCAT AATCCCTATTACGCAAATGAAGAGCATGCGAGAAACCCTAAGGGAAAGAAATTTGCTGACAAATTTCTCTGAGGAACGCCCTTACAGCCTGTCCCAGAATGCCACTAATGACCAAAACATAATTTATCATCCCCTGAGGAACTACCATGAT TTCATCTACATCGGCACCATCGCCATTGGAACGCCCCCTCAGGAGTTCACGGTCATATTTGACACTGGCTCCTCTGACCTGTGGGTGCCCTCCATCCACTGCCACAGTCCGAGCTGCT TGACACACAATCTCTTCAACCCTCACAAGTCCACCACCTTCAGGCTCCTGGACAACCGCATCGACCTCATCTATGCCTCTGGGAGGACAGAAGGAGTCCTTGGCCAAGACGTCATTCAG ATTGGGAACCTTCTCCACTTCAACCAGACCTTTACCCTGAGCCAGAAGCTAtccaaagatttttttcaaaatatacctTTTGATGGCATCCTGGGCCTGGGCTTCCCCAGCCTCGCCATCCAAGGAACCACCCTACTCTTTGACAACCTGAAGAACCTTGGACTTATTCCTTACCCTCTCTTTGCCTTCTACTTGAGCAG CCGGAGGGAGAATGGCAGTGTGCTTATGTTTGGTGGGGTGGACCACTCCTACCATACAGGAAAGCTCAACTGGGTACCAGTGTCCCAAACCCACTACTGGCAGATAACCATGGGCCG CATCTCCATGAACGGGGAGGTAATTGCTTGTAAACGCGGCTGCCAGGCTATTATGGATACTGGGACTACATCCCTGCTTGGCCCAAGAAGACACATCGCCAAAATCCAGAGGCTCATCCGCGTCAGGCCCTTTGGAAGTCTGCAG CACACAGTTCCATGTAACATCACCAGCACCCTGCCTCCTCTCATCTTCACCATCAAGGGCATCGACTACCCAGTGCCCGCTCAAGCCTACATTTATGAG AGTTCTCAGGGCCTCTGCTACAGCACCTTTCAGAATGTCAAACAGCCTAAGAACGAGGCAGAGACCTGGGTCCTGGGGAATGTCTTCCTGAAGCTGTACTTCTCAGTTTATGATCGGGAAAAGTACAGGATTGGCCTGGCTCCTGCAGTGTAA
- the LOC102178516 gene encoding pregnancy-associated glycoprotein-like, with amino-acid sequence MTGPSTDQVADERSSFDPHLSTTFILMGQPFSVNYSTWLIKKFLGYGIAQIEYLVGVTQPLSLSYEEYRFKNAPFDGILGLGYPNLSVGGTTPIFDNLKEQGVISQPVFAFYFSRKV; translated from the exons ATGACTGGGCCCAGCACTGACCAGGTGGCAG ATGAACGCAGTAGCTTTGACCCTCACTTGTCCACTACCTTTATACTCATGGGTCAGCCCTTCAGTGTCAACTATAGTACTTGGTTGATCAAGAAATTTCTTGGCTATGGCATTGCTCAG ATCGAGTACCTTGTTGGTGTGACCCAGCCACTCAGCCTAAGCTATGAAGAGTACAGGTTCAAAAATGCACCCTTTGATGGCATCCTGGGCTTGGGCTACCCAAACCTCTCTGTTGGAGGGACTACTCCCATCTTTGACAACCTGAAGGAACAAGGAGTCATTTCTCAGCCTGTCTTTGCCTTCTACTTTAGCAGGAAAGTCTGA